The DNA window GGTACTGCTCGATCTCCTCGGAAACGAGAACCGGCGACGCATCCTCCGGCTGCTCGCCGAGAAACCCTGTTACGTCACGGAGATCTCGGAGTACCTCGGCGTGAGCCCGAAGGCCGTCATCGACCACCTCCGCAAGCTCGAGGAGGCCGGGCTGATCGAGTCGACGACGGACGACCAGCGGCGGAAGTACTTCCGGATCACCCGGAGCCTGCGGCTCGAGGTGAGCGTCTCCCCGTACGGGTTCGGCGCGAAGAGCGCGTATCCCGCCAGCAACAGCCTCGACATGTCCGGACGCTGTCCGCACCTCTCGATCGAGGCCCCCGACGGGGACGAGCTCGGCGACGAGATCGCGGACCTCGCCGCCGAGTACGGGCGGCTCCGCGAACTCGATCGGGAGCTGTCGGTGGCCAAGCGGTGGGTCCACGGCCGGGTCGAGGACGCGCTCGCGGAGATCGACGAGCGGCTCGGCACCGAGGCGGACAGCCGGTTCTACGCCGCGGTGCTCGCCGCGCTGGCCGAGACCGACGGCTCCGTCGAGGCGGTCGTCGACGAGGTCGGCGCGCCCGAGGACGCCGTCGTCGACGCCCTCTGGCGGCTCGCCGACGTCGGCGTCGTCACCCGCGACGGCGAGCGGTTCCGGATCCGGTGACGGCCGCGGCGGCCGCTTTCGGAAGCTTTTGACCGGCGGCCGGCGCAGTACCGACGTGAGCCGTTACCGAAACCTCTCGTTGTTCCTGCTCCTCGCCGCGGTGTGGGGTTCGGCGTTCATGGCGATCAACGCCGGGTTGGCGTACTTCCCGCCGGTGCTCTTCGCCGCCCTCCGGTACGACCTCGCGGGCGTCGTCATGCTCGCGTACGCGGCCTACGTCGTCGACGACCCGGTTCCGCGCGGCCGCGGCGAGTGGAAGCTCGTGGCCGTCGGCTCGGTGCTCCTCATCGCCGCCTACCACGCCTTCCTGTTCGTCGGCCAGACCGACCCCGAGGTGACGAGCGCGGTCGCGTCGGTCACCGTCGGCCTCTCCCCGGTGTTGACGACGGTGTTCGCGCGGGCGTTCCTCCCCTCCGAGCGCCTGACGCTCCTCGGCGTCGTCGGCCTGCTCGTCGGGCTCGCCGGCGCGGGCGTGCTGGCCGCTCCCGATCCCTCGAACCTCGCGGCGGGCGGCACCGTCGCGAAGTTCCTCGTGTTCCTCGCGGCCGCGTCGTTCGCGCTCGGCTCCGTGCTCACGCGCGCGCTCGACGTGGGCATGGAGATCGAGACCATGGAGGCGTGGTCGATGCTGTTCGGCGCGGCGATCATGCACGTCGTCGCGGTCGGGCTCGGCGAGTCGATGGCGGCGGTCGTCTGGACGACCGACGCGCTCCTCTCGCTCGGCTACCTCGCGGTGTTCGCGAGCGGGCTCGGCTACCTCATCTACTTCCGACTGCTCGACCGGCTCGGACCGATCGAGATCAACCTCGTCTCCTACGTCGCACCCGTCTTCGCG is part of the Halorubrum aethiopicum genome and encodes:
- a CDS encoding ArsR/SmtB family transcription factor, which encodes MDSAVLLDLLGNENRRRILRLLAEKPCYVTEISEYLGVSPKAVIDHLRKLEEAGLIESTTDDQRRKYFRITRSLRLEVSVSPYGFGAKSAYPASNSLDMSGRCPHLSIEAPDGDELGDEIADLAAEYGRLRELDRELSVAKRWVHGRVEDALAEIDERLGTEADSRFYAAVLAALAETDGSVEAVVDEVGAPEDAVVDALWRLADVGVVTRDGERFRIR
- a CDS encoding DMT family transporter, which codes for MSRYRNLSLFLLLAAVWGSAFMAINAGLAYFPPVLFAALRYDLAGVVMLAYAAYVVDDPVPRGRGEWKLVAVGSVLLIAAYHAFLFVGQTDPEVTSAVASVTVGLSPVLTTVFARAFLPSERLTLLGVVGLLVGLAGAGVLAAPDPSNLAAGGTVAKFLVFLAAASFALGSVLTRALDVGMEIETMEAWSMLFGAAIMHVVAVGLGESMAAVVWTTDALLSLGYLAVFASGLGYLIYFRLLDRLGPIEINLVSYVAPVFAALSGWIVLDEGLTPNTVAGFLLICCGFLLVKRAAIRDELRRRGVVA